DNA from Prunus persica cultivar Lovell chromosome G6, Prunus_persica_NCBIv2, whole genome shotgun sequence:
TGAATTGGTGAAGTGTAAAAGGCATGACCCATTAGCCTACTGGTGTCGTTGGTCAATTTCAAGATGCCAATTTTTTCAATCTCTGCAACTCCGGTTAAGGTTAGGTTGGCAGCCACATCTTTGAAACCAGGATAGAAGAGCTCACTGACCTGAGATGAAGCTGGGAAACAGAGAAAAAGTAGaagaagagaaacagagaacAACCTGAGAAGATTTCCCATGTGATGATGAGgtgacaaaattgaaagttggATCAAGAGGCTATGGAAGGAAGATTTTTCAATAGGGTTTGGTGGGATTGGAGTGTACAAATGAGATTTGGTGAagatttgagagagaaaggtGGTTTCTTAGAGCAGTGAAGGATTATTGGGAGACTAATTAATTGGTCACATGGGCCATTGGTTAGGCGTGAGAAAAGTGAGAGAGACAGAAAGCAGCCTATGGATGGATCAATTTCTGTACAGGTAGAGAGCTACAGAAGATGGGCAAAAAGGAGACATGCTCTCTCAGTCTGAAAGAGTATGGGATGCTCACAAACATTGGAGAACAGAGAGGCTCTCAACCTCCTTTTTATCTGGTGAACCGATCGGATAGGGCATATTTTGTGACATTTGTCTGTTAATATCTCGTTCTTCACTCACAAAAACAGAAGATAAAAAGGTGAATTTCAGTGTGTTTTGGCTTTtccactctttttcccttcaaatTTGACCGACAATCAATGCTGAGGTGGGAACAAGAAGTTATCCATAATTGTAGGTATAGGATGGATCTTGGGTGGGTTGGATAAGTTGGAGGGTTTAAACCAAATTTAACCCGAAACTCTTCACTCGAATCTTAATTCGAAAAATTATTAAGAACATCTAATACACTGACGAGCTGAACTCTCAGTGATTGCAATGATTAACATTCTTTTAGATAATATATACCACAGTATCATTAATGCTTGCCTTAAATGAGAAAATCTGAGATTAGGAGATCaaaaaattctaatttctaaTGATGTTTGTTTAACAGCAAGTTGGAAGGAATCTTAACTTTTAAACGTTAAGGGAGCAGGCTTAATGCCATTTTAATGCCAGCCAATATGCAATTTCTTGTCATTACGCTTTGAAAAATGATTGGAGGTTAAGGACTACAATTTACAAAAGTTCAAACCCACTCTCactttatatttaaaaaatgtgGGCTAGGGATGTCACTTTACCTGGGAACACAGCTTTGCATTATTCAAAGTCACAAACAAAAATGTGCTTATTAATTTAatcattgtaatttgtattgGGAAAATTTCATTCTATGGGCACTAAACAAAAGCAAGAAACTTTGTATGAAGGCAATAAACAAATCCTATGCGgcatgatgtggaattaagaTAGATTTAGTTTTCACTTCATGGGCACGTTATGATAATGAAGTTACGTCTaacttttaaaattcttttagTTAAAAAGAATTACAAAAACACAGACCGAATTGTTATTGCACTCGACATTTGAcattttaaatgaaaacaCTTTCAAACGGGCTCTTAGTTTTTACTTTATGCACATATCGTGATGATGAAGTTGTGTCTtatttttggagtttttcATAAATAGACCTCTCAAAACTTCCGTTTGTAGTAAAAGATATGGAACGGACCgaaatgttaaaaaaattattgcacTGTAGATGAGGGgctgttttgttttctagAAATTGATTCTTTATGTGAGAGTCTAAATTAAAAGGCACAATGATTCCATGCTGGCTTTATGGAAAGCTACATGTCCAAGAATTCAAATTGGATTAAAAGAATGTCCACTTGGTCTGTGATGagatataaattataatgcaGCCACACATGCCAAGACGATTGCTGAGTCCGCAAATTCTTGTAGCTTTTGTCTTGCGGGCACAGGGCCCCTGCACATTTGGTTGTATTGAGACACACATTACGACGCTTCCAACTGCTATAGAAACAGATACAGGTAGGTTTCATTCGGACACAATTAGACTTCACCATGTGCTTTTTCTCTTCCAATCTGAAGGCATCATTTGGCTGTTGCACATgtacttttaattttgtttttggttttgtttttttttttttttcatcttggCTGTAATGTGAAGCTTGGCATTATTTTACATGATTTTTCGGCTTGAATTCCAATTAGCTGCtcatattttctgttttggcgAGCAGAATTTTTTTCATAGCATTTGACTCTTTTTCAATTGGGCTGATATATTTACCTGGCTAAACTCATGAGAATGGCTGCACAAGCACATTGCAATGACACAATGAAGACCACTACATTCTAATACAGATTCTCAAATTCCTACTAGAAAAGGTCTAAAATTGGTACAGGCAGCTCCCGTTGTCACTCCTCGCGGTTGGATCATAGTTTGCTGCAGATGGATCGGTGCAACCTTCAGGGACAGGCAGGTTAACCAGTTGGGCTGCTTTCCCTGCATCCAAACAATTATtaaaagctataagaatttttcttctcaagTTGGTTTTTCCATTTACAATCCTAAAGCCAGATGCAACCCTATCATCAAGGCCTTTAGGATCAAGAGTCTAACCATAGAAATTTCCACTCTTGATGGCATCGTCGTTGGCGTCTCCTAGAGCCGCCTCTTTCAAGTACTTTTCAGACAATTGGACTCTCTTCACATTGTCCTGCTCTTGCACAAGCAAGTTTCCATACTCAAGCAGCTTCGCAAGAGTCATCTTCGGTTGATTGAAAGTCGGAGGACCCTCTTTTGAGTTCACAAGCCTCTTACCAATACTTTCTACCCCCACACTGGCGACCCATTTCCTCACTTCATCATCATAAACTCTGGCCCTTATAGCACCAAAGAAGTCTGCACACAAACACAATTGTATTAGTCAATCTCTTGTTTGTGGTTCAAGTTACAATGCCTCATGTCCCATATTCATGTTAGAGATTAAGGCACAAAAACTTACCAATGGACTGACCAGGGAAAGTGTCAACAAGCTTGACAATGTCATCACTAGGAACATTGTCAGCCCGGAAAATCCCTGTGCACACGCCAATGCAGTCTTCGCGAGTAGGCGCCCAGTAGAACTTTTCCATACGTCCATCACGGATGAGAGGGGCATACAATGTGGAGAAGTCATTACCAGTGACTATGATGGGAACGCGGGGATTCTCCTGCTTGTTGTACATGCCAGGGAGTTGAACATTGGTTGGGTTGTCAGCAATGTTCATGAGGGTAGCATTCACCATTTGATTGTTGACAGTGTACTGAGTAGTTCCACCAAGTCTTCCAGCTCCTGCATCTAGATCATTGATGAAGAGGCAGCACATTTTGCCCTTGCTGATGATGTCTGCTGCCTCACGGTACCTTTGCCTGATCAGTTTTGCTGGCTCTCCAGCATTTCCACTTTCCAATTCTCCAGCACTCATCATAATAGGGCTGAGAATTCATTGTCATTCTTAGATATTTTACTATAAAATCATCTGAACTCAACTCTTTTCAATGTTCATAAAGGTAACAGATTTTCAATTGGCTGCTAAAGTTCTCAATTTataaccaaaaagaaagaagggcaCAAAAAATGTATACTCACTTGATTCCCATTTTGGCAAAGACAAGCTCACATTGGAATGACTTTCCTTGACCTTTGCCTCCCCATACACCCAAAATAAGAGGAACCTGTTCCACATTTTTTAAGCATCCCAATCAATTAACAAATATCTATAACCTACCCAGAAGAATTGGAGTTTTgatcaaaatttaacaaaccTTAATGTTTGGCAGGTTCAAAAAGTTCTTAGTAATATGAACAACAAGTTTGTCCATGAAAGCTGGAGCAATGTAGTAGCCATCCATAATGTTGTCCAATCTGAAACAGAACATCAAACATTAACCATCCTATGACTTTACATGGGATCAAAttcatttgaaaatttgactTTGAAAACTTGAAAAGTATACTTACTGGCGAAGACCAGTGCTGATGTAATCATAGGAGCTCATGACAGCATAGTGGGTCCCGCTACCCATAGGGGCTTGGAAGAGAGTGTCCACCATGCCCTTTCCTCTGGTGATGTCCTGCTGGTCATCTGAAGTGTCAAAGGCAAGCCCTCCCCACCTGTCTTTTGAGGTCTGCTTTTCCTCATCATATTCTGCAGAAACCTTGAAATTCCGAGATGAAATCTTTAGGTGTGTGATCTTGGAGGTGGCCTTCTTCAGGCTGTTGCCTAAGAAGGCAGAGCTTGGATAGGAAGTTGCAGCACCGGAGCCATTTAACTTCAACTGCACCAAGAACTCTCCATTTTTCAGAGTAAATCAAACAGACTcagtaaaggaaaaaaacctCTATCACAActtaaaatcatataattcaaacaagaaattgcagaaaaagaaagaaagtttgttCTACCAAATGAACAGACACAAAATGAAAGAGAGACGATCAAAACAATGAGAAAATTTacaaattgatgatttaatcCATGAAAGAAGTTCATATTACCGGTGCTCTGTTAACAGCCGCGATGATTCCTGAGATTGAAGCAGCCATTGATTGCACAAGTCAAAAGCTTGCAATCAAATGAAGGGTGGAAATATTTGAAGGAACAAGATGAAGTCTTTAAACAGAAATAAAATAGAACTGAAACTGTTGTCGAGCGTTGTCTCTTGGGAAGGAGAGAAAGGCAGGGGAGAAGAATTTATAGGAGCGAGAGAGGTTTTGGagtgaaagtgaaatgaaaatggaaatcaaGGGAATCGACTTACGAATTTCCAACGGCCACACAAATGGCGATCGGCGGTATTACGTTGCTCACTGTATCCTGGTGAGGTAATGGACGTTGGTTTTGGACTTGTGGGAGTATCTGCTCTCTATTTCCGGAGTTTTCTAATCATGTTCTTTAGTTTAAGTAGTCATAAAtactataactcttttttaattaattaatctcaataaaaaaaatagttagcattaattaaagattttaaaagctcataaaataaaatagtattaaattataggAAACCACAAGaagtcatttctctctcttcagacTTAGGAGCTCATAAAAGACTCCCTATTTTAGAAGGTGCATAGGGAGaatggttggagttgtatttttctaattcctccctaaaatttatttaataaagtaGTTTAGAGAGCCCACTGTAAATGCTCTTATGAACTACATTGGTTTGCTTGGAAATAAAATGAAGACTTCTGggctttttataataaaaacaaaatagaggGTTCTAGGAACTCATTTGGATTTGAGGTTACGGTTTAAGCTTATTTGTTCTCCACATATTAGTTTAGTTTCTTCAATTGTATAGGATTgtctaggggtgggcactcaaaccggcgaaccggaaattCAAGCCGAACCgtaccgaaccaaaccggaaaaaaaccgagttgaccaaaaagtcaaaaacaggtcaaaaaccgaaccggaccggtttggaccggttccggatccggttccatgtcttcaaaaaccgaaccgggccgaaccgaaccggtgaaactaaaaaaaaatataatttcaatatatatttatatttaatgctatatttttaatttcactaaaaaaaacctaatatttatccaagttcaatgtcaaaatatctctcttttctcactttaatatttattttttatatgaaattgagtaatttgttaattttcaagtaaaaaaataatatttcagttgagaattgtattaaaaaacaatttaaaaaaataatttttataatccggttcaaaaccgaaccgaaaccggaaccggaccgaaaccggttcaaaccgaaccggacagtttttgaaattttttttattaaaaccgaaccgaaccaaaccggatgaatagtaccggatcggttctaattttaggcaaaaaccggtccaaaccgaaccgtgcccacccctaggaTTGTCATATTGGAGGAGAAGGAATTGAACGCATGACATtaggtaaaaataaaaataaaaagttcttAATTTACTTGAGTTGCCaatactttatatatatagagtgcTGCTATATATTTTTACTTTCTTGTCTTATTTTCCCACCCactatgtaaatttgaaaaaactcaaacttaATTTTTCACATACTATTATtgctaaaataccctttaattgtattttcatatttgccattacaataaataaaaaaacaataaaaaacaataaaaaatttcttcactCAGCTCATCTGTAAGAtctcacatcaaccaacggaaagggggtgatgtgccttatatatgcacacccgcatccatctagcatgaggccttttgggagctcactggctccggaatcgtaggaactccgaagttaagcgagttggggcccagagcaatcccagaatgggtgacccactgggaagttgctcgtgagctcccagaaacaaaaccgtgcgggtaaaaaggggggcccaaagcggacaatatcgtgctacggtggAGCCGATCTCGGGATGTGACATCATCCCCACCCCAAGTTGCCCCCGCCCCCCGCGCACAACCTCCTCCTCTGGTGAAAACCCAACAGTTAATATCATAACCATCACACCCACATCCACCTATCCATCTCCCATCTGCAGCCATCCCTGCCACCAATTTGATTTTTCCACTGCAAACCTCACTCCTCCTTCACTggacaaaacccaaaatgaaTAGATATATATCACTCTAACGCCACCAAGGCCAAAGTACAGAGCATTCAAAAGATGAATTTTCATCTGGAGGTGCTATGCCCCAGCTAAGAGAAATTCCCCACAAAGCATTACAATTAAGGTCCAGGAAGACCATCAGAAACCAACACCTAAACTAGTGACAGAGGTGGTTGTACAGCCCCCTAAATTGATTAGAGATGGGTgtgggttttgattttaaaaaaaaaaaagcaataaaagaaaatatgggtGTGAGTGCAtgttagagagagagttgtAAATTTGTCCTcagaagtcattttacaataaggtaaatttgttattaaaattttgaaaataaagtgGGTGGAAAAGTAAGACAGGTGGGTAAAAATAGTAgcactctatatatataaaagcgATATTGGGGGACTGAgttttttcacacacacactgtTAAATGTACCATGGAGTTCAAATATAAGATTATTAGTCTACAAGTTAAAGCCATTGGACTAGACCTCGTTGGTTGAGTTACTAGCACCTTGCTTGTACATGATTCTTATTCCTACATGGAGGATTGGCTCATTTTCGGACTTATATGTCAGCACAAATTGACGcgtgtgtatttttttatgagtGTCAAACTGTGATTTGCATGAAGTGACAAAACAATATTCTTCctcaattgtttttaaaataaagaacaatTTAAATGTGTGATTCGATAGGTGCAAGATGAACAAATTTTTGAAGGCCATTACTTTTCTTGCTTTCTACACTAATCACTAgccacaaaaatgaaaaatcttcAGTCACAGCCATCAAACTACCATTGTGGCATGGATATGGAAACAATATGTAGAAGTCGAGAAACTTCTGGTGTGAAACACCAATAAATCTTTTTGTCCCATTTGGCATGGATAGGACTTGTCATGATCCAGGCCCAAGACATCTCATTTTCATTTGCAGAAATCTCACCATCTTCATTTGTTGCTTGATGGATCTTGGTTCACATTGGATGAGGTTTTCTTCTTTGGCACAATGGAGGGCCAATAGGCCGAAGTCCCAAAAAAGCAAATCCAAATTGAACTGGCCAGCTCAAACTTCAAACCATATAATTCTAgctataatttatttaaacacTACAAAATAATTCTGTAAGGATTGAGAATATATAGCTATAGCTTTTAACATAGTTTGATCATCCTATCCATATATATTTAGCAATTGATACACGCATGcttctgtttttgttgttggaacCCTCCAAAACTAGTACGTATTGACTCTAATCAGAGCTTGCCACTTTCAAGATCGATTGTTCTTAGATGCTCTATTTTCCTACTGAGGAGTGACACTCTCAAAGCGCTTGCAGCCTCTAATTTGGACATGAACAACGTTGTCAGCTCCATCTGTACCATTGATGATCTCGCAGCATTGTCTACGTGGTGCCTGCACATTCCATCATCATTTCCCAAAACATATGTTAGGCACACACACTAATAGTCAACCTTAATTAATTCCACATAACCAAACATTGCAAGATATTTAGACACCAATAAAATTGTGCCAAAACACGTTCTTATAATTTAATGACCATGAGAAGACTCACTTTGGAAATCAACTACGCCACctaattttccaagaaaaaaattcaagctaGTGAAAGAGATATATTTCCTTTACCTTATTCCACAAGTCAGGGTTGAATATGGGAGCTGAGACGTTGAAAAATTGAACTGCCACGGCAGTGTAGTTACATCTAGGACAATCTGTTTCCTCTTTTCCCATATTGTACCTCTTGTAACCGGTCAAGGTCTTACCCCCACCAACACTCTCAACCCGATCCAACATAAAAACAACGGGTCTCTCACACATGTCTGAACTGATGGGTTGAGTATTAAATGTGAACGGACCAGTGTCCCAACTCCTCCATGTCTGAAACGTCCCTACTGCCGTTTCTAACTTCTTAGCAGTCACCAGAAACGGATAAAACTGCACAGTGTAACCCCAAGACACCGAAACAGACCAATTACGATTCAAGTCATAACAAAAACTTTGCTGCAGGATCCGACTTGGATCCACTTCATACCCGCTGACCAACTTTTCCACCGAGTCAATCTGAGTTAGGTTTGGAAATATTGACTCGAAATAGTCAAAATGGTGGAGTGACACTAGTGGGGCCAGCGGGTGCGCCGCTAGCAAACCATACGGGCTTCCACGTATATCGAGCTGGTGGAACCCGAGTTCTTTTGTTACGGGCACTCCGATCTCACTCAAACAACCCTGAATTTTTTGATCTGAGCCGTAGAATTTATCATACCGATCGATGCACCCATCTAAGATCTTAACAAGCTCAGCAGCCAATGGATAACTAATAGCAAACCCGCCTCCGCCGTAGGCCATAGTGTACGAGTGTATCACATCTTGTTCCACGCTCTCCGAGTTCCCGCCAA
Protein-coding regions in this window:
- the LOC18773462 gene encoding ribulose bisphosphate carboxylase/oxygenase activase, chloroplastic: MAASISGIIAAVNRAPLKLNGSGAATSYPSSAFLGNSLKKATSKITHLKISSRNFKVSAEYDEEKQTSKDRWGGLAFDTSDDQQDITRGKGMVDTLFQAPMGSGTHYAVMSSYDYISTGLRQLDNIMDGYYIAPAFMDKLVVHITKNFLNLPNIKVPLILGVWGGKGQGKSFQCELVFAKMGINPIMMSAGELESGNAGEPAKLIRQRYREAADIISKGKMCCLFINDLDAGAGRLGGTTQYTVNNQMVNATLMNIADNPTNVQLPGMYNKQENPRVPIIVTGNDFSTLYAPLIRDGRMEKFYWAPTREDCIGVCTGIFRADNVPSDDIVKLVDTFPGQSIDFFGAIRARVYDDEVRKWVASVGVESIGKRLVNSKEGPPTFNQPKMTLAKLLEYGNLLVQEQDNVKRVQLSEKYLKEAALGDANDDAIKSGNFYGKAAQLVNLPVPEGCTDPSAANYDPTARSDNGSCLYQF
- the LOC18772139 gene encoding uncharacterized protein LOC18772139, producing the protein MFTFVLRIYNLVVSEALSENCNGHSFFYLHNQMYYIGGNSESVEQDVIHSYTMAYGGGGFAISYPLAAELVKILDGCIDRYDKFYGSDQKIQGCLSEIGVPVTKELGFHQLDIRGSPYGLLAAHPLAPLVSLHHFDYFESIFPNLTQIDSVEKLVSGYEVDPSRILQQSFCYDLNRNWSVSVSWGYTVQFYPFLVTAKKLETAVGTFQTWRSWDTGPFTFNTQPISSDMCERPVVFMLDRVESVGGGKTLTGYKRYNMGKEETDCPRCNYTAVAVQFFNVSAPIFNPDLWNKAPRRQCCEIINGTDGADNVVHVQIRGCKRFESVTPQ